In Euphorbia lathyris chromosome 10, ddEupLath1.1, whole genome shotgun sequence, a single genomic region encodes these proteins:
- the LOC136209562 gene encoding amino acid transporter ANT1 encodes MGNELESCSVPLIESSSSPTGTASAIQTLGNIIVSVVGTGILGLPFTFRVAGWFAGSLGVLLAGTATYYCMLLLVQCREKQEAEELTQETKTYGDLGYKCMGNFGRYLTEFLIFTSQCGGSVAYLVFIGQNLSSIFGGHTHSLTLSSFIFLLVPLELALSWIDSLSGLSPFSIFADVCNVLAMVIVVKEDAEKVLNSEFKFSDRTAITSNIGGLPFAGGMAVFCFEGFGMTLALEASMRERGRFPSLLAKAFSGITLIYVLFGFSGYMAYGDQTKDIITLNLPHTWCTIAVEIGLCLGLMFTFPIMVHPVHEIVESKLENIGWHQKLYYNECRSSTKVGMIRKYVSRAILIVILAVLASFVPGFGEFASFVGSTLCALISFVLPASFHLILLGPSLNFWQKGLDYFFLVCGLLFAIYGTYNTIVGV; translated from the exons ATGGGTAATGAATTGGAGAGTTGTTCAGTTCCCCTTATTGAATCTTCATCGTCACCAACAGGAACAGCTTCTGCTATCCAAACTTTAGGTAATATAATTGTATCAGTAGTTGGTACTGGTATTTTAGGCCTTCCTTTTACTTTTCGAGTTGCTGGTTGGTTTGCTGGCTCTCTTGGTGTTCTTCTTGCCGGAACTGCCACCTATTATTGTATGCTCTTACTG GTTCAATGCAGAGAGAAGCAGGAAGCTGAAGAATTAACACAGGAAACAAAAACATATGGTGATTTAGGTTACAAATGTATGGGCAATTTTGGGCGTTACCTAACAGAATTTCTAATTTTCACATCCCAGTGTGGAGGATCAGTAGCATACTTAGTGTTTATTGGCCAAAACCTTTCATCCATATTCGGTGGTCACACTCACAGCCTCACCTTATCATCCTTTATATTCTTGTTAGTGCCTCTTGAACTTGCACTTTCTTGGATTGATTCTTTATCCGGTTTATCCCCCTTTAGCATTTTCGCAGATGTTTGTAATGTATTAGCAATGGTAATTGTGGTGAAAGAGGATGCAGAGAAGGTATTAAACAGCGAATTTAAGTTCAGTGATAGAACTGCAATCACATCTAATATAGGAGGATTGCCATTTGCTGGAGGGATGGCGGTTTTTTGTTTCGAAGGTTTCGGTATGACTCTAGCATTAGAGGCGTCAATGAGAGAAAGAGGGAGATTCCCTAGTTTATTAGCCAAAGCATTCTCTGGAATTACCCTTATTTATGTGCTGTTTGGATTCTCTGGTTATATGGCTTATGGTGATCAAACTAAAGATATTATAACCCTCAATTTGCCCCATACTTGGTGTACCATAGCTGTTGAG ATAGGGTTGTGTCTGGGATTAATGTTCACATTTCCCATCATGGTACACCCAGTTCATGAAATTGTGGAGAGCAAGCTGGAGAACATTGGATGGCATCAAAAGCTCTATTATAACGAGTGTAGGAGTTCAACAAAAGTCGGTATGATTAGAAAATATGTGAGCCGTGCAATTTTGATTGTTATTTTGGCAGTTTTGGCATCGTTTGTTCCTGGCTTTGGTGAATTTGCTTCTTTTGTGGGAAGTACATTATGTGCTCTGATCTCGTTTGTTTTGCCAGCCTCATTTCACCTTATATTACTAGGCCCATCTTTGAATTTCTGGCAGAAAGGCTTGGATTACTTCTTTTTGGTATGCGGATTGTTATTTGCCATATATGGCACTTACAACACCATTGTTGGTGTTTGA